From a single Pseudophryne corroboree isolate aPseCor3 chromosome 6, aPseCor3.hap2, whole genome shotgun sequence genomic region:
- the LOC134935870 gene encoding beta-1,3-galactosyltransferase 5-like, with the protein MKIQVRALYSVLLVFTLMLLIRTMFLYTEKTRRKSLHHSSNFWLKFINFTTTKNAAPLTLHPMRESVTLNDGVHTYHLNLSRFLVEFPYLQSYRCSVIHDPKRETQATRNLVILAIKSHPQAGVRRQALRKTWARKWEIDGYSVRPIFLLGRIDVLGHMEMVTTESREFGDILQWDSAEGHHNLSLKERCFLEWLHHNIPEVSFVYKGDDDEYVNPHALVRYIKEHTISPQVLYGYLRPHSPVMRFSKYQVSESLFPSDTYPTFLSGGGFIFPGLSAKLLYEMSQKIPVFPLDDVYFGFLALAANLTYKHDARFHVYGLKFDACQYCQALVVHGLEQEQLVKCWKEVQRAKC; encoded by the exons ATGAAGATCCAGGTTCGTGCCTTGTACAGCGTTTTACTGGTTTTCACCCTGATGCTGCTTATCAGAACAATGTTTTTGTATACTGAGAAGACGAGAAGGAAATCATTACATCACTCATCGAATTTCTGGCTAAAGTTCATCAATTTCACCACTACCAAAAATGCTGCACCCCTCACCCTGCATCCTATGAGGGAGTCCGTGACCCTTAATGATGGAGTTCACACTTATCATTTGAACCTCTCCCGATTCCTGGTGGAGTTTCCTTATCTACAGAGTTATCGCTGCTCAGTCATTCATGACCCAAAGAGAGAGACCCAGGCAACAAGGAACCTTGTCATTCTGGCAATCAAATCCCACCCGCAGGCCGGAGTCAGGAGACAAGCCCTCAGAAAAACTTGGGCTCGCAAATGGGAAATAGATGGTTACAGCGTGAGGCCAATATTTCTGTTGGGCCGGATAGATGTGCTTGGGCACATGGAAATGGTGACCACAGAGAGCCGGGAATTTGGTGACATTCTGCAGTGGGATTCTGCTGAGGGGCATCACAACCTATCTCTGAAGGAACGTTGTTTCCTTGAATGGCTGCACCACAACATCCCGGAGGTGTCTTTCGTATACAAAG GTGATGATGATGAGTACGTCAATCCTCATGCATTGGTCCGATACATAAAAGAACATACCATCAGCCCACAGGTGCTATATGGATACCTGAGGCCTCATTCACCTGTAATGCGCTTCTCCAAGTATCAGGTTTCTGAGTCGCTCTTCCCATCCGACACCTATCCCACCTTCCTGTCGGGTGGAGGCTTCATCTTCCCCGGGCTCTCAGCAAAGCTGCTCTATGAGATGTCCCAGAAGATCCCCGTTTTTCCATTGGACGATGTATATTTTGGTTTCTTGGCTCTGGCAGCCAATCTGACCTACAAACATGATGCTCGCTTTCACGTGTATGGACTAAAGTTTGATGCCTGCCAGTACTGTCAAGCTTTGGTTGTTCATGGGCTGGAACAAGAACAATTAGTAAAATGCTGGAAGGAGGTCCAGCGTGCGAAGTGCTAG